Below is a genomic region from Hyalangium gracile.
CGCACAGCGCCCCCGCCACCACCTCCAGCAGGGTGAGGGTGAGCAGCATGGGCATCACCATCCCCCGGAGCACCGGCACCTTGGAGAACAGCTGCGTCTGCCAGCCCAGGTTGCCCTTCCAGTCGAAGACCTTGTCCAGGCCGGACTGGAGGAAGGTGATGGCCAGGTAGGCCACCGGAAGGATCTGCAGCATCCACATGGGGAACTGGGGCGAGTCGATCGACGGCATCGCCCTCACTCTACCCGGCCCGCGCGCATTCCCAAGCCCCGCTTCACCGTGCGGAATTCGGCGTTTCCGGCCGCTTTCCCCTTCCCCCCCGGCCCAGGGGACCTAATGTCGTCTCGCTATGGCTACGGACCTGGTCGCCCGCCGCGTGTTCGCGGGCCTCATCGTGCTCTCCATCTTCCTGCTGGCCCTCGTCGTCCGCCCCTTCGCCAAGGGCTTCTTCCTGGCGGCGGTGCTCGCTGGAGCGCTCTACGGGGTCCACAAGCGGCTCACCCGCGCCTTCCGCGGACGGGCCAGCATCTCCGCCGGGCTGCTCTGCTTCGGCGTCATCGTCGCCCTGCTGCTGCCGCTCACCGGCTTCACCGCCTTCCTGGTCAGCGAGGCGGTCGACGGCATGCGCTTCATCCAGGAGACGATCCGCACGGAGGGTGTGGAGGGTCTCACGGAGCGCCTGCCCGGGCCGGTGCGCAACCTCGCCGAGCGGATGATGGATCGCCTCCAGGTGGAGGAGCTGCGGCTGGACGAGAAGCTCCAGGAGCAGGTGAGCACCCAGGGAGGCACCGCCGCCAAGGCGGTGACGGGCGTGGTGGCCGCCACGGGCTCCTTCGCCTTCCAGACGGTGATGATGCTGATCGCCTTCTTCTTCTTCCTGGTGGACGGCAAGCGGCTGGTGGAGTGGCTCGAGAAGGTCTCCCCCCTCAAGAGCGGGCAGACCGAGGAGATCCTCCTCGAGTTCCGCCTCGTGGCCACCTCCGTGCTGGTGTCCTCGGTGGCCACCGCGGGGGTGCAGTCGGTGGCCGCGCTCGTGGGCTACCTGATTGCCCGGGTGCCCGTGCCCTTCTTCTTCGCCGCGGTGACGTTCTTCCTGGCCCTGATTCCCGCCATCGGCGCGGCCGTGGTGTGCTTCGCCGCCGCCGGCATCCTGCTCATCACCGGCCACCAGTGGATGGCCCTCTTCCTGGCCGTCTGGGGCGTGGTGGTGGTGGGGCTGGTGGACAACATCGTCAAGCCCCTGCTCGTCAAGCGAGGCCTGGACATGCACGGGGGCATCGTCTTCTTCGCGCTGCTGGGAGGCCTGGCCATGTTCGGGACGGTGGGCCTGCTGCTCGGCCCGCTCATCGTCGCCTTCTTCCTGGCCCTGATTCGCATCTACGAGCGTGACTACGGCCGCTCCGCCGCTCAACCCTCGGCGCCGGCCACCCCGCCCACGTGAGGTGGGGCGGGGCCCAGGTGCCTACCAGGAGCGGACCGGGATGTCCCACATGCTCTCGAAGTCCTCGATGTCCTCGGCGCGGGAGCGTCGGGTGGGGCGCAATGCCTGAGGACGCTCCGGCAGCTCGCTCGAGGACGGGAGCTCCGACACCAGAGACACCGGAAGCGGCGCGTTGAGGCGCAGCGCGTCAGGGACGATGTTGGCTTCAGATGCGGTCTGCATAAGCCCCCCTCGATCGGGTTCCGAGATGTCGATTCGGGTGATGAGCAATCACCGTGCCGCCCTTGAACACCCTGCCAGCCACAACCTGTCACTCCTACGCCCCACCTCGGCCTCGCCTTCTACGAATGAGGACCGAGGAAGTTCCATCGGCGGAGCAGGTGGCAGGGCGTTCGCCCCGAACACCACGCACCCTAGCGAACAGGGCTGACACGTCGAGTTCTCACCCGCCACGTCACATCGCCAGAAGGTCCGCACCGAACCTGGCGAGCGGCTCCCGGCCCAGGACATCCCTGGCGGCTGATCAGCCACGTCCCACGGAAATCCGTCGCCAGACAGCCACGGTCGTCCAGGAAACCGGCACTCCCTCGCGGAGACGACACGCCTTTGACACGGAGCGTCATCCCGCCACGCTCCCGCGGCCTCAGCGTCCCGAGCCGGACTTCGCGGGCGCGGCGCCGCGCTTCGCCGGGCGGGCGGGGGCTTCGGCGGCGGGGGCTGGCGCCAGCGTCTTGAAGGCCTCCTTCAAGGCCCCGGGGGTGCTGGCCAGGCCGGCGGCCATCTTCGTGGCCTCGGCGGGCGCCAGCTTGCCGAGCACGCTGCGCTCCAGGTGCTGCTCGATGAAGCCCTGAGCGGTCTCCACCTTCAGGTCCGTCACCTGGCCCTTGTCATCCACCACGGGCACCAGGCGCGGCG
It encodes:
- a CDS encoding DoxX family protein, giving the protein MPSIDSPQFPMWMLQILPVAYLAITFLQSGLDKVFDWKGNLGWQTQLFSKVPVLRGMVMPMLLTLTLLEVVAGALCAVGVVLLVATGRPQVACVGSMLAGVCFLALLFGQRMAKDYAGAAGIAPYFLVSLAAIYLTRG
- a CDS encoding AI-2E family transporter encodes the protein MATDLVARRVFAGLIVLSIFLLALVVRPFAKGFFLAAVLAGALYGVHKRLTRAFRGRASISAGLLCFGVIVALLLPLTGFTAFLVSEAVDGMRFIQETIRTEGVEGLTERLPGPVRNLAERMMDRLQVEELRLDEKLQEQVSTQGGTAAKAVTGVVAATGSFAFQTVMMLIAFFFFLVDGKRLVEWLEKVSPLKSGQTEEILLEFRLVATSVLVSSVATAGVQSVAALVGYLIARVPVPFFFAAVTFFLALIPAIGAAVVCFAAAGILLITGHQWMALFLAVWGVVVVGLVDNIVKPLLVKRGLDMHGGIVFFALLGGLAMFGTVGLLLGPLIVAFFLALIRIYERDYGRSAAQPSAPATPPT